In Methanomicrobium antiquum, one DNA window encodes the following:
- a CDS encoding 4Fe-4S binding protein — MVIKFFSQTTGFIYCILALFVIIVLWKKGLMSRKIRSVFLFASVLSGFLFFSPVAPYQFQTVFLRNLSSHGSPAVFVVFGLLFIAIVSFVIGRIFCGNICPVGALQEIISAVPVKKRGKYLKKYYVFIRFFVFIAFLVLAVLFSISLIGILGIKDFFTLNMLSISFYVFLIFVILSFFIYRPFCRFICPYGLFLSLLAIKSRYKFRRTDLCIDCRKCETVCPVDEAKAGDNKSECYMCGRCVDVCPVKGALVYSSEFKKE, encoded by the coding sequence GTGGTCATAAAGTTCTTTTCTCAGACAACCGGTTTTATATATTGTATTCTTGCCCTTTTTGTTATTATTGTCCTTTGGAAGAAGGGATTGATGAGCAGAAAAATCCGGAGTGTTTTTTTATTTGCCTCTGTTTTATCCGGATTTTTATTTTTTTCTCCTGTTGCACCCTATCAGTTTCAGACTGTTTTCCTGAGGAATTTATCATCTCATGGTTCTCCTGCTGTTTTTGTGGTTTTCGGACTTTTGTTCATTGCTATTGTAAGTTTTGTAATTGGCCGTATTTTTTGTGGAAACATCTGTCCTGTTGGCGCTTTACAGGAAATTATTTCAGCAGTTCCGGTTAAGAAAAGAGGTAAGTATTTGAAGAAATATTATGTTTTCATAAGATTTTTTGTATTTATTGCATTTTTGGTTTTGGCTGTTTTGTTTTCAATAAGTCTTATTGGAATTTTGGGTATCAAAGATTTTTTCACTCTAAATATGCTTTCAATTTCGTTTTATGTGTTTTTGATTTTTGTGATACTCTCATTTTTTATTTACAGGCCGTTTTGCAGATTCATATGTCCTTATGGACTTTTTCTTTCATTGCTTGCAATAAAAAGCCGTTATAAATTCAGAAGGACTGATTTGTGCATTGATTGCCGGAAATGTGAGACGGTATGTCCTGTTGATGAGGCAAAAGCGGGCGATAATAAGTCTGAGTGTTATATGTGCGGGCGATGTGTGGATGTGTGTCCTGTTAAAGGAGCGCTTGTATATTCCTCTGAATTCAAAAAAGAATAA
- a CDS encoding DUF2179 domain-containing protein, translating to MTDPELFNLVLLPLLIFAARVADVSFGTLRIIFISRGLKYLAPVVGFFEISIWLIAISQVLKDGSPGVSFIAYALGFACGNYVGILIEEKMAMGISVIRIITQYDATLLIDRLKKGGFRTTVIGAKGQHGDVSVIFTVVKRKSIPVALGHVHKYNPHAFYTIEDVKSAGGDMFTSRTVKTKRGFGRFSRKGK from the coding sequence ATGACAGATCCTGAATTATTCAATCTTGTACTGCTTCCACTGCTTATATTTGCGGCCAGGGTTGCAGATGTGTCCTTTGGAACATTGAGAATTATCTTCATATCAAGGGGGCTTAAATATCTCGCGCCTGTTGTGGGTTTTTTTGAAATAAGTATATGGCTCATTGCAATCAGCCAGGTTTTAAAGGATGGAAGTCCCGGAGTCTCTTTTATTGCCTATGCACTTGGTTTTGCATGCGGAAATTATGTCGGGATTTTAATTGAGGAGAAGATGGCAATGGGTATTTCTGTTATCAGAATAATTACCCAGTATGATGCGACACTGCTGATAGACAGGTTAAAAAAAGGAGGATTCAGGACAACCGTTATAGGTGCAAAAGGCCAGCATGGGGATGTAAGTGTTATATTTACGGTTGTTAAGCGAAAAAGTATCCCTGTTGCTTTAGGGCATGTCCACAAATACAATCCTCATGCTTTCTATACGATAGAGGATGTGAAAAGTGCCGGCGGGGATATGTTTACGTCCCGGACAGTGAAGACCAAAAGAGGATTTGGAAGGTTTTCAAGGAAAGGAAAATAA
- a CDS encoding aldo/keto reductase codes for MQYRTVPKTNDKISAIGFGCMRLPVKNGRIDEKEATKQIHYAIEKGINYFDTAIPYHMGKSESFLGRALLGGFREKVKIATKLPHWSVKSREDMDEILNSQLKKLQTDHIDYYLIHSLAGDSWEKMKNLGVIDFLESAKKSGKIINAGFSFHGDISSFKRIVDENDWEFCQIQYNILDEKNQAGTEGLLYAAQKNLAVIIMEPLRGGNLVNNIPKEVSKIWDEADVKKTPAEWSFQWILNKPEVTTVLSGMNEISQIDENTDTASNAFPDSLTKEELLIVDKAKEAYMKLMKVGCTGCRYCMPCPYGVDIPECFSLYNNYFIFGGKLKTKFHYIIRLGGILSDRGNAGLCRNCGKCKKSCPQNLDIPNLLKDVSKTFEGRTFGIKTAILKKGAELQARISFKKRN; via the coding sequence ATGCAGTACAGAACAGTTCCAAAAACAAATGATAAAATCTCCGCAATAGGGTTTGGCTGTATGCGTCTTCCAGTCAAAAACGGACGTATTGATGAAAAAGAAGCTACAAAACAGATTCATTATGCAATAGAAAAAGGAATCAACTACTTCGACACCGCAATCCCTTACCACATGGGAAAAAGCGAATCTTTTCTAGGAAGAGCACTTTTGGGAGGATTTCGCGAAAAGGTAAAAATTGCAACAAAACTCCCTCACTGGTCAGTTAAATCCAGAGAGGATATGGATGAAATACTAAATTCACAGCTTAAAAAACTACAGACAGACCACATAGATTATTATTTAATCCACAGCCTCGCCGGCGATTCATGGGAAAAAATGAAAAATCTTGGAGTTATAGATTTTTTAGAATCTGCCAAAAAATCCGGCAAAATAATCAATGCAGGGTTTTCATTTCACGGCGACATCAGCTCATTTAAGAGAATTGTTGATGAAAACGACTGGGAATTCTGCCAGATTCAGTATAACATCTTAGATGAAAAAAATCAGGCAGGAACAGAAGGTCTTTTGTATGCCGCTCAAAAAAATCTTGCAGTAATTATTATGGAGCCATTAAGGGGCGGAAATCTTGTGAATAATATTCCAAAAGAGGTTTCTAAAATATGGGATGAGGCTGATGTAAAAAAAACACCTGCCGAATGGTCATTTCAATGGATCTTAAACAAACCCGAAGTAACCACAGTCCTCTCAGGTATGAATGAAATATCACAAATTGATGAAAATACAGATACTGCATCGAATGCATTCCCGGATTCACTTACAAAAGAAGAGCTTTTGATTGTCGATAAAGCAAAAGAGGCCTACATGAAACTTATGAAAGTGGGCTGTACAGGATGCCGGTACTGCATGCCCTGCCCGTATGGAGTAGATATTCCGGAGTGTTTTTCACTTTACAATAATTATTTCATTTTCGGCGGGAAATTAAAGACCAAATTTCACTATATTATCAGACTTGGAGGAATCCTAAGCGACAGAGGAAATGCAGGACTTTGCAGAAATTGTGGGAAATGTAAAAAGTCATGCCCGCAGAATCTTGATATTCCAAATCTTTTGAAAGATGTTTCAAAGACATTTGAGGGAAGAACATTTGGAATAAAAACTGCAATACTAAAAAAAGGAGCCGAACTTCAGGCCAGAATTTCCTTTAAAAAACGCAATTGA
- a CDS encoding MFS transporter has translation MHNSEDNSKKNGFFLLVLSISLATFMSSLDGTIVNIALPTISESFDVSTSSVSWVATIYLLVMAGCLLIFGKLSDSVGFKKIFLSGFIVFTAGSFACGFIPDFFSSFDSLIGSRALQAVGGAMITAIAPAMIAAYVPFNMKGKAMGIVMTVASLGMALGPTLGGILTQYLSWHWVFFINVPVGIFAVALGTKVIPNENGSKNNDGFDKKGAFLIFAGLALLLFGISEGQAMGWTNPAIVVSVILALILLALFVFNELKDKNPLLELSLFKSKNFILMNSIVALIFFSFAGINYLMPFYLEYVLGYDTSSAGFILTSLSFSMMIAGILAGLLFNKTGGKKLTILAAFLIAGGYFMMTRLHADTGLSFVIVCLILIGFGLGLLVTPLFNMIMNSTAKNYQGMVSSLTSLERFAPMTIGIAVYNLVLIQGVLAISSHHGITTTAPVNIKLEILSAGFDFAFFIAFIVGMIVFILSFFVKEEVHPDYLEKADDDSAIMASL, from the coding sequence ATGCATAATTCAGAAGATAATTCCAAAAAAAATGGATTTTTCCTTTTGGTTTTATCTATATCTCTTGCAACTTTTATGTCATCGCTGGATGGTACAATTGTTAATATCGCACTTCCGACAATCTCAGAATCTTTTGATGTTTCGACAAGTTCGGTAAGCTGGGTTGCAACAATTTATCTGCTTGTGATGGCAGGATGTCTTTTGATATTTGGAAAGCTTTCTGATTCTGTGGGATTTAAAAAGATATTTTTATCCGGATTTATCGTATTTACAGCAGGCTCTTTTGCCTGTGGTTTTATTCCGGATTTTTTCAGTTCTTTTGATTCTCTTATTGGTTCAAGGGCACTACAGGCGGTTGGCGGCGCTATGATTACAGCAATTGCACCTGCAATGATTGCGGCTTATGTTCCTTTTAATATGAAAGGAAAGGCAATGGGGATTGTGATGACTGTTGCCTCTCTTGGAATGGCACTTGGCCCTACCCTTGGAGGTATTCTGACACAGTATCTTTCATGGCACTGGGTTTTTTTCATAAATGTTCCTGTAGGTATTTTTGCAGTCGCACTTGGAACTAAAGTAATTCCTAATGAAAATGGCAGTAAAAATAATGACGGTTTTGACAAAAAAGGTGCATTTTTGATATTTGCAGGTCTTGCTCTTCTGCTCTTTGGAATCTCCGAAGGACAGGCTATGGGATGGACTAATCCGGCAATTGTTGTATCTGTTATTTTGGCTTTGATTCTTTTGGCTTTGTTTGTTTTTAATGAGCTGAAGGATAAAAATCCGCTCCTTGAACTATCACTTTTCAAAAGCAAAAATTTCATTCTTATGAATTCGATAGTGGCGCTGATATTCTTTAGTTTTGCCGGAATAAACTATCTTATGCCTTTTTATCTGGAGTATGTTTTAGGGTATGATACATCTTCTGCCGGTTTTATCCTGACTTCGCTTTCGTTTTCGATGATGATAGCAGGAATTCTTGCAGGATTGTTGTTTAACAAAACTGGTGGCAAAAAGCTCACAATATTAGCGGCGTTCTTAATTGCCGGCGGATATTTCATGATGACAAGGCTTCATGCAGATACCGGACTTTCGTTTGTTATTGTCTGTCTGATTCTGATAGGTTTTGGACTTGGCCTTTTGGTTACTCCACTGTTTAATATGATTATGAATTCTACAGCAAAGAATTATCAGGGGATGGTTTCAAGCCTTACAAGCCTTGAGAGGTTTGCACCGATGACGATTGGAATTGCAGTTTACAATCTTGTTTTAATCCAGGGTGTACTTGCAATTTCAAGTCATCACGGGATTACAACAACCGCTCCTGTAAATATAAAGCTTGAAATTCTTTCTGCAGGTTTTGATTTTGCATTTTTCATCGCATTTATTGTCGGAATGATTGTGTTTATTCTCTCATTCTTTGTAAAAGAGGAGGTTCACCCGGATTATCTTGAAAAAGCCGATGACGATTCTGCAATAATGGCAAGTCTGTGA
- the serA gene encoding phosphoglycerate dehydrogenase, with amino-acid sequence MSYKVLVSDPLADEGVDILRGFCEVDVKTGLSEDELVKIINEYDGLLVRSGTQVTEKVINAAEKLKFIGRAGAGVDNIELEPATKRGIIVANAPAGNTLAACEHTLAMMASLARNIPQATASVKKGEWKRSKFMGVELNDKVLGIVGFGRIGQELAKRANALEMKVVAYDPYINKERANELGVEVMTLEQLFPVADFITVHTPLIKETKHLINKDTIATMKTGVRIINCARGGIINEDDLYDAIVAGKVAGAALDVYEEEPPENSKIVTLEQVITTPHLGASTVEAQQNVAVSVAKQCIEVLKGGSAKFVVNAPMVAPDQQDRIEPYARLAQKMGKLLIQLVEGRIESVDIEYGGKAADFGSGSKYVTRLALKGILDPILQTPVNIVNAEFAATERGIKVSETLAKESLGFTNLITITVKTDSMTETVSGNVSSPEKLRIVKIGDYMTDMTPGGDVIISRHHDKPGVIGKFATITGQHNINIAGMQVGRNNPGEEAVMVLNVDSAVPSEAMDEILKIDGVFTAKYAHI; translated from the coding sequence GTGAGCTACAAAGTGCTTGTCAGCGACCCTCTTGCAGATGAGGGAGTAGATATCCTTCGCGGATTTTGCGAAGTAGATGTAAAGACCGGTTTATCAGAGGACGAACTCGTTAAAATAATAAATGAATATGACGGGCTTTTGGTAAGAAGCGGAACACAGGTGACTGAGAAGGTAATTAATGCCGCAGAAAAACTCAAGTTCATTGGACGTGCAGGCGCAGGTGTAGATAATATCGAGCTTGAACCTGCAACAAAGCGCGGGATTATTGTTGCAAACGCGCCTGCAGGAAATACTCTTGCCGCGTGTGAACATACACTCGCTATGATGGCATCTCTTGCAAGAAATATTCCGCAGGCGACTGCATCTGTTAAAAAGGGCGAATGGAAACGCTCAAAGTTTATGGGTGTTGAGCTAAACGATAAGGTTCTTGGAATTGTCGGATTTGGAAGAATCGGCCAGGAGCTTGCAAAGCGTGCAAACGCTCTTGAGATGAAGGTTGTTGCATACGATCCCTACATCAATAAAGAAAGGGCGAATGAACTTGGTGTTGAGGTAATGACACTGGAACAGCTGTTTCCGGTTGCCGACTTTATCACAGTTCACACACCGTTAATCAAAGAGACAAAGCATCTCATCAACAAAGACACAATTGCAACGATGAAAACCGGCGTTCGCATTATTAACTGTGCACGCGGCGGAATAATAAATGAAGATGACCTGTATGATGCGATTGTCGCAGGAAAGGTTGCAGGTGCGGCTTTGGATGTATATGAGGAAGAACCGCCTGAGAATTCAAAGATTGTAACTTTAGAGCAGGTAATTACAACCCCGCACCTTGGTGCATCAACAGTTGAAGCACAGCAGAATGTTGCAGTATCGGTTGCAAAGCAGTGTATAGAAGTGTTAAAGGGCGGTTCAGCAAAGTTTGTTGTCAACGCTCCTATGGTTGCACCGGATCAGCAGGACAGAATAGAGCCGTATGCAAGACTTGCGCAGAAGATGGGAAAACTTCTCATCCAGCTTGTTGAGGGAAGAATTGAATCGGTGGATATTGAATACGGCGGTAAAGCCGCAGATTTTGGCTCTGGTTCAAAGTATGTTACCCGGCTTGCATTAAAAGGCATTCTTGATCCGATTCTTCAGACCCCTGTTAATATTGTAAACGCTGAATTTGCGGCAACAGAGCGAGGTATAAAGGTTTCAGAGACTCTTGCAAAAGAGTCACTCGGCTTTACAAATCTGATTACAATTACTGTCAAAACAGATTCCATGACAGAGACTGTAAGTGGAAATGTATCTTCGCCTGAGAAGCTCAGAATCGTAAAGATTGGCGACTACATGACTGATATGACCCCTGGTGGAGATGTTATTATCTCACGCCATCATGACAAACCGGGAGTCATCGGAAAATTCGCGACAATAACAGGTCAGCACAATATTAACATTGCAGGTATGCAGGTTGGAAGGAACAATCCGGGTGAAGAGGCTGTAATGGTCTTAAACGTTGATTCAGCCGTTCCTTCAGAAGCGATGGATGAAATATTAAAGATAGACGGCGTTTTTACTGCAAAATATGCCCATATCTAA
- the ppsA gene encoding phosphoenolpyruvate synthase yields the protein MSNMPDILWLAEIKKEDIPSVGGKGASLGEMTSVGLPVPPAFVVTAQAFRRFLVETGIEDELFKKLEGVDVEDSDVLETTAQRVMKLVMSVKIPKKLEENILLSYKKMGDNEVVAVRSSATAEDLPDASFAGQQETYLNIRGDEDLLVAIQKCWASLYGARAIYYRAKQGFDDRSVDIAVVVQKLVYSEKAGVMFSSHPVTGESSTIIEASWGLGEAVVSGAVSPDNYVFDQNSKHIVDRYIANKIVEIVPDGSKGTKEVEVSKERQNATVLSDNEIIKLAKFAKIAEDHYENPQDIEWSIVGDTIYILQSRPITTITSKTSKKGKDVHGEGNILLEGQGASPGIATGAVVIVHSVKDLSKVKDGNIMVAKMTNPDMVPAMRKAAAIITDEGGMTCHAAIVSRELGTPAAVGTKKATQILKDGQIVTIDGEKGLVFEGDVKRAEEPQAQQVAGFISAPAQIITATSIKVNVSLPEAAKRAAATGADGVGLLRIEHLILGLGKTPNWYIINKKEDEFINELYSGIKTVMDEFNGKPVWVRTLDAPTDEFRNMKGGEDEPEEHNPMLGWRGIRRDLQSKSQFRLQVEAFKKLWNEGYDNLGIMFPLVGHPDEFVAAKGMMKEFGVDVENKTLGIMVEIPSSAILIDDFISAGINFASFGTNDLIQYTLAIDRNNQNVADMYRPKHPAVLKLIEYAIKRCRKAGVECSICGQAGSDPEMVKWLVETGIASVSANIDAVQKIRETAARTEKKIILDAARK from the coding sequence ATGAGTAATATGCCAGATATTCTGTGGCTAGCAGAAATAAAAAAAGAGGATATTCCGTCAGTTGGCGGCAAAGGAGCCTCGCTTGGCGAAATGACTTCAGTCGGACTTCCTGTGCCTCCTGCATTTGTTGTAACAGCGCAGGCATTCCGCCGTTTTCTTGTAGAAACAGGCATCGAAGATGAACTCTTCAAAAAACTTGAGGGTGTTGATGTCGAAGACTCAGATGTTTTGGAAACAACCGCTCAGAGAGTAATGAAGCTTGTAATGAGCGTTAAAATCCCAAAGAAACTTGAGGAAAACATACTTCTGTCCTATAAAAAGATGGGGGACAATGAGGTTGTCGCTGTGCGCTCCAGTGCAACTGCAGAGGATCTTCCTGACGCAAGTTTTGCAGGTCAGCAGGAAACTTACCTCAATATCAGGGGTGATGAGGATCTTCTTGTGGCAATCCAGAAATGCTGGGCATCCCTTTACGGAGCACGCGCAATTTACTACCGCGCAAAGCAGGGATTTGACGACAGAAGTGTTGATATTGCAGTAGTCGTCCAAAAGCTTGTCTACTCTGAAAAGGCAGGGGTTATGTTCTCATCTCATCCTGTAACAGGAGAGTCCTCAACAATAATCGAAGCTTCATGGGGACTTGGAGAAGCAGTGGTCTCCGGTGCTGTATCACCTGACAACTATGTCTTTGACCAGAACTCAAAGCACATCGTTGACCGCTACATCGCAAATAAAATAGTTGAGATAGTTCCTGACGGCAGTAAAGGAACAAAAGAGGTTGAAGTTTCAAAAGAAAGACAAAACGCAACTGTTCTTTCAGACAATGAAATAATAAAGCTTGCAAAATTTGCAAAAATTGCAGAAGATCACTACGAAAATCCACAGGATATTGAATGGAGCATCGTTGGCGACACAATATACATCCTTCAGTCCCGTCCGATTACAACAATCACAAGCAAAACATCCAAAAAAGGCAAAGATGTACATGGAGAAGGGAATATTCTTCTTGAAGGTCAGGGAGCATCCCCTGGCATTGCAACAGGCGCTGTTGTAATCGTCCACTCAGTAAAGGACCTTTCAAAAGTAAAAGACGGCAATATCATGGTTGCAAAGATGACAAATCCTGATATGGTGCCTGCAATGAGAAAGGCCGCCGCAATCATCACTGATGAAGGCGGAATGACATGCCATGCCGCAATTGTATCACGTGAGCTTGGCACACCTGCCGCTGTCGGAACTAAAAAGGCCACACAAATCTTAAAAGACGGCCAGATTGTAACAATAGATGGTGAAAAAGGTCTTGTATTCGAAGGCGATGTTAAAAGAGCCGAAGAACCTCAGGCACAACAGGTTGCAGGATTTATATCTGCACCAGCTCAGATTATCACTGCAACAAGCATCAAAGTCAATGTATCTCTCCCTGAAGCCGCAAAGCGTGCGGCGGCAACCGGTGCAGACGGTGTTGGCCTTTTAAGAATCGAACACTTAATTTTAGGTCTTGGAAAAACGCCGAACTGGTACATAATAAACAAAAAAGAAGATGAATTCATCAATGAACTATACTCCGGTATCAAGACTGTAATGGATGAGTTCAACGGAAAGCCGGTCTGGGTAAGAACTTTAGATGCTCCAACTGATGAATTCAGAAACATGAAAGGAGGCGAAGATGAGCCTGAAGAGCACAATCCAATGCTTGGGTGGAGAGGTATCCGCCGCGACCTTCAAAGCAAAAGTCAGTTCAGACTTCAGGTAGAGGCCTTCAAAAAACTCTGGAACGAAGGATACGATAATCTTGGAATAATGTTCCCGCTTGTCGGCCACCCTGACGAGTTCGTCGCCGCAAAAGGCATGATGAAAGAATTTGGTGTTGATGTTGAGAATAAAACACTTGGAATAATGGTTGAAATCCCAAGCAGTGCAATTTTGATTGACGACTTTATCTCTGCCGGAATAAACTTTGCATCCTTTGGAACAAACGATCTTATCCAGTACACTCTCGCAATCGACAGAAACAACCAGAATGTCGCCGACATGTACAGGCCAAAACATCCTGCTGTTTTAAAGCTCATTGAATATGCAATTAAGCGCTGTAGAAAAGCCGGTGTTGAATGCTCAATATGCGGCCAGGCAGGATCTGATCCTGAAATGGTCAAATGGTTAGTCGAAACAGGCATTGCAAGTGTCTCTGCAAATATTGACGCAGTACAAAAAATCCGCGAGACTGCCGCAAGAACAGAGAAGAAAATCATTCTTGATGCGGCACGAAAATAA
- the mfnA gene encoding tyrosine decarboxylase MfnA has product MQKKGCSEEELFSFLSSARLKDRKYEKVLSSMCTIPHPVAVKAHNMFIETNLGDPGLFMGTASIEALLVERLGVLLHHKSAGGYATTGGTESNIQALRIAREIKNLKNPNVVVPESAHFSFEKACEILSLELRSVPSDKNYQMDEEKIEECIDKNTVCLVGVAGTTEYGVLDPISYLSEIALERDIFLHVDAAFGGLVLPFIDEKPDFDFKLPGVSSISVDPHKMGMSTIPAGCLLVRDSSVFKSTEVDTPYLTVKKECTLCGTRPGGSVAAAFAVLEYLGEEGMEEIVSRCMKNNNKLIFGMKKLGYPVAAEPCVNVASFLCEDTPKGWQVSRTRYGHLRTVCMPHITEDIIDEFLKDAESMQN; this is encoded by the coding sequence ATGCAAAAAAAGGGTTGTTCTGAAGAAGAACTCTTCTCTTTTCTCTCTTCAGCAAGATTAAAGGACCGAAAATACGAAAAAGTCCTAAGTTCAATGTGCACAATTCCGCATCCTGTTGCGGTAAAAGCACATAATATGTTTATTGAGACAAATCTCGGAGACCCCGGACTTTTCATGGGGACAGCCTCGATTGAGGCACTTTTGGTTGAAAGGCTAGGGGTTCTTCTCCATCATAAATCTGCGGGAGGATATGCAACAACAGGAGGAACAGAGTCAAACATTCAGGCTCTTCGCATTGCAAGAGAGATTAAAAACTTAAAAAATCCAAATGTTGTTGTTCCGGAATCTGCCCATTTTTCTTTTGAAAAAGCATGCGAAATACTCTCGCTTGAGCTAAGAAGTGTTCCTTCTGATAAAAACTATCAGATGGACGAAGAAAAAATTGAGGAGTGTATTGATAAAAACACAGTATGTCTGGTAGGAGTCGCCGGAACAACTGAATACGGTGTCTTAGACCCGATATCTTATCTTTCGGAAATTGCTCTTGAAAGAGATATTTTTCTCCATGTAGATGCCGCATTTGGAGGTCTTGTTCTTCCATTTATCGATGAAAAACCTGATTTTGACTTTAAACTTCCGGGCGTTTCAAGCATATCGGTTGATCCTCACAAGATGGGAATGTCAACAATTCCGGCAGGCTGTCTTTTGGTTCGTGATTCATCTGTTTTTAAATCAACAGAGGTTGACACGCCTTACCTTACTGTTAAAAAGGAGTGCACACTCTGCGGAACAAGACCAGGAGGGTCGGTTGCGGCGGCTTTTGCAGTCCTTGAATATTTAGGTGAAGAAGGAATGGAAGAGATTGTCAGCAGGTGTATGAAAAACAACAATAAGCTGATTTTTGGCATGAAAAAACTGGGGTATCCTGTTGCCGCAGAGCCCTGTGTAAATGTAGCATCGTTTTTGTGCGAGGATACACCAAAAGGCTGGCAGGTTTCAAGGACACGTTATGGTCATTTGAGAACAGTCTGCATGCCTCATATAACAGAAGATATAATTGATGAATTTTTAAAAGACGCAGAATCAATGCAGAACTAA
- the hpt gene encoding hypoxanthine/guanine phosphoribosyltransferase → MFNKLVESLKTCPIVKRGEYNYFIHPISDGVPIVEPALLREVAVLMLRALDLKGVDKIVVAEAMGIHIGVALSLMTDLPLTIIRKREYQLSGEVALHQTTGYSKGELYLNGIEKGDRVVVIDDVFSTGGTMKAILKGLADKGAEVSDVLVVIKRGECDIGRPYKYLVEIEVTKSGVNVKDTKF, encoded by the coding sequence ATGTTTAACAAACTTGTAGAATCACTAAAAACCTGCCCTATTGTAAAAAGGGGCGAATATAATTATTTTATTCATCCGATATCAGACGGTGTCCCGATTGTTGAACCTGCACTTTTAAGAGAAGTTGCGGTTTTGATGCTCAGGGCGCTTGACCTAAAGGGCGTTGACAAAATTGTAGTTGCAGAAGCAATGGGAATACACATCGGCGTTGCACTTTCACTGATGACAGATCTTCCTCTTACAATCATCAGAAAGAGGGAATATCAGCTTTCAGGAGAAGTTGCCCTTCATCAGACAACCGGATACTCAAAAGGAGAGCTTTACTTAAACGGTATCGAAAAAGGCGACAGAGTAGTTGTTATCGATGATGTGTTCTCAACCGGCGGAACGATGAAGGCTATTCTAAAAGGTCTTGCTGATAAGGGTGCTGAGGTTTCAGACGTTTTGGTTGTAATCAAAAGAGGCGAATGTGACATAGGAAGGCCATACAAATACCTTGTTGAGATTGAAGTTACAAAATCCGGTGTAAATGTTAAAGATACAAAATTCTGA
- the dph2 gene encoding diphthamide biosynthesis enzyme Dph2: MLKIQNSDLFLRLEKTGAKKIGLQFPEGLKREAYAFADELKIRGYDVIISGDPCWGACDLDTSLISECDCLIHYGHAPVDDTKNVLYEFISQDIEISSLEAVLPLLKTKKTGLVTTIQHVHELEKAKEFLKSNGIEAVIAKGSKRTPYPGQILGCSYEAARNTECEEILFIGTGVFHPLGVSLATGARVVAFDPFMKIAEAVDSDKLLRQRFAKIEKARNAGNFGIILSKKSGQKRYELAKRLCSLSDKAYLISLFEITPDALLNLGFDAYVNTACPRLAYDDQARYPRPVLSPAEFEIVLGLRNWEDFEIDEIV, encoded by the coding sequence ATGTTAAAGATACAAAATTCTGATCTTTTTTTAAGGCTTGAAAAAACAGGTGCAAAAAAGATAGGTCTTCAGTTTCCTGAAGGTTTGAAGCGTGAAGCATACGCTTTTGCAGATGAACTGAAAATAAGAGGTTATGATGTTATAATATCAGGTGATCCCTGTTGGGGTGCATGTGACCTTGACACATCTCTTATTAGTGAATGCGATTGTTTAATCCATTACGGACATGCACCTGTAGATGATACAAAAAACGTCCTCTATGAATTCATAAGTCAGGATATCGAAATCAGTTCACTTGAAGCTGTTTTGCCCCTTTTAAAAACAAAAAAAACCGGCCTTGTTACAACAATTCAGCATGTGCATGAACTTGAAAAAGCAAAAGAATTTTTAAAATCCAATGGAATTGAGGCTGTTATTGCAAAAGGCAGTAAAAGAACGCCCTATCCAGGTCAGATTTTAGGATGCAGTTATGAGGCCGCAAGAAATACAGAGTGTGAGGAGATACTCTTTATCGGAACAGGCGTTTTTCATCCTCTCGGAGTTTCTCTTGCAACCGGCGCAAGAGTTGTTGCATTCGATCCATTTATGAAAATAGCAGAAGCGGTTGACTCTGACAAACTATTAAGGCAGAGGTTTGCAAAGATTGAAAAAGCAAGAAATGCCGGGAACTTTGGAATAATTTTAAGCAAAAAATCCGGGCAGAAAAGATATGAGCTTGCAAAAAGGCTCTGTTCACTCTCAGATAAGGCATATCTAATCTCTCTTTTTGAGATAACACCCGATGCACTTCTAAATTTAGGATTTGACGCTTATGTAAATACGGCATGTCCTCGTCTTGCATACGATGATCAGGCAAGGTATCCGCGTCCTGTGCTTTCACCAGCGGAATTTGAGATAGTTTTGGGTCTTCGCAACTGGGAAGACTTCGAGATTGATGAAATTGTCTAA